One genomic region from Buchnera aphidicola (Melanaphis sacchari) encodes:
- the rnhA gene encoding ribonuclease HI: MLKLIKIFTDGSCLGNPGPGGYATILRYKSFEKILTSGFFLTTNNRMELMGVISGLESIKQSCSIKITTDSQYVKQGVTKWIDKWKKDQWKTSKKKLIKNIDLWLRINFFLNKHCIEWLWVRGHVGHLENERCDKIARQSAQNPLLNDFFYENYVLKIDKY, translated from the coding sequence ATGTTAAAATTAATAAAAATATTTACAGATGGATCTTGTTTAGGAAATCCTGGACCAGGTGGTTACGCAACAATATTACGTTATAAGTCATTTGAAAAAATATTAACTTCTGGATTTTTTTTAACGACGAATAATCGTATGGAACTTATGGGAGTAATATCAGGATTAGAATCGATTAAGCAATCTTGTTCTATAAAAATTACAACAGACAGTCAATATGTAAAACAAGGTGTAACTAAGTGGATAGATAAATGGAAGAAAGATCAATGGAAAACTAGTAAAAAAAAATTAATAAAAAATATTGATTTATGGCTACGAATTAATTTTTTTTTAAATAAACATTGTATAGAATGGCTTTGGGTTCGTGGTCATGTTGGACACCTTGAAAATGAACGATGCGATAAAATTGCTCGACAATCAGCTCAAAATCCATTACTTAATGATTTTTTTTACGAAAATTATGTTTTAAAAATAGATAAATATTAA
- the gloB gene encoding hydroxyacylglutathione hydrolase: protein MFLTKISILNDNYVWILFNHKKHCIIIDPGESEITLREIKLKKFYLIAILLTHNHFDHVGGVEKILKKFPNTIVFGPKETIKFNINKIVKNGDVIKLLNEKIYVFFTPGHTLGHVSYYLKPYLFCGDVLFSGGCGRVFQEKYFDMYQSIQLINTFPRKTLLCCSHEYTLSNLYFSMSILPNDLLIKKYFKKVKNIIFNNQSSLPVYLFLERKINIFLRTDDIFLKDFLNLKKKSSFEVFKYLRLKKDFFNGAKRD from the coding sequence ATGTTTTTAACTAAAATTTCTATATTAAATGATAATTATGTTTGGATTCTTTTTAATCACAAAAAACATTGTATTATTATTGATCCAGGAGAATCAGAAATTACTCTGAGAGAAATAAAATTAAAAAAATTTTATCTTATTGCGATTTTATTAACTCATAATCACTTTGATCATGTAGGAGGGGTTGAAAAAATTTTAAAAAAATTTCCTAATACAATTGTTTTTGGACCGAAAGAAACAATAAAATTTAACATTAATAAAATTGTTAAAAACGGAGATGTAATAAAATTACTTAATGAAAAAATTTATGTTTTTTTTACTCCTGGTCATACATTAGGTCATGTCTCATATTATCTTAAACCATATCTTTTTTGTGGTGATGTTTTGTTTTCTGGTGGATGTGGACGAGTTTTTCAAGAGAAATATTTTGATATGTATCAATCTATTCAATTAATTAATACTTTCCCAAGAAAAACATTATTGTGTTGCTCTCACGAATATACGTTGTCTAATTTATATTTTTCTATGTCTATTTTACCTAATGATTTATTAATTAAAAAATATTTTAAAAAAGTAAAAAATATTATTTTTAATAATCAATCAAGTTTGCCAGTTTATTTATTTCTTGAAAGAAAAATAAATATATTTTTGAGAACAGACGACATCTTTTTAAAAGATTTTTTAAATCTAAAGAAAAAAAGTTCTTTTGAAGTGTTTAAATATTTGAGATTAAAAAAAGATTTTTTTAATGGAGCTAAGCGGGATTGA